A DNA window from Methylobacterium sp. NMS14P contains the following coding sequences:
- the rplU gene encoding 50S ribosomal protein L21, translating to MFAVIKTGGKQYRVAANDTITIASLAGEAGEAVTFGEVLLFADGAGATQVGAPTLSGISVTGEIVRHGRDKKVIAFKKRRRQNSRRKRGHRQDHTVVRITGISA from the coding sequence ATGTTCGCAGTCATCAAGACGGGCGGTAAGCAGTACCGCGTCGCCGCCAACGACACCATCACCATCGCCTCCCTGGCGGGCGAGGCCGGCGAGGCCGTGACCTTCGGCGAGGTCCTCCTGTTCGCCGACGGCGCGGGCGCGACCCAGGTCGGCGCCCCGACCCTGTCGGGCATCAGCGTCACGGGCGAGATCGTGCGCCACGGCCGCGACAAGAAGGTCATCGCCTTCAAGAAGCGCCGCCGGCAGAACTCCCGCCGCAAGCGCGGCCATCGCCAGGACCACACGGTCGTGCGCATCACCGGCATTTCGGCCTGA